A genomic stretch from Carassius auratus strain Wakin chromosome 35, ASM336829v1, whole genome shotgun sequence includes:
- the LOC113054305 gene encoding uncharacterized protein LOC113054305, protein MDKELISSNMQSEEASAKVVRPKRQVHPPAYLKDYDLTTVHQRQVSQQVSPHTTQCTQGHGDGAENILSLSSRVSSPISQGPWDTLDEWPDAYEREQSFQNVDGTKLQPPSPSYTPLQSIRHQQPSPYYRPWEVQQPTPLPQTSYTKEDRPPMHTLTKSRLQPIYGQQQQTAPSLRPPQPFPIMTGGSSLSLNQGTVYQNLPKPAERKTVDPQIDSNMLDILGKMMSEIQIMKDQIQASTPVRPQINPAQWRECNYPSPSPLKHSEETSSIPYQRRAQPLAGHQPDNPVSHQYSRTLYEHPGDTFTHPEKVHFQSKQTVGPKPAQRALYFSNTNPAGRETTYRGPVPTIPDFSTKDPSEFTRLKIALENLLPPDATELFRYQILLDHLRLDEACLVADSYLNSSFPYSDTIAALNERFGQPHKLALKKIAKVMDSPDIRRGDTEAFDNFALQIRALVGMLETLGDKGEAELQCGSHVERLLSKLPAEMRSGFRRQMYHRPGSVYNLREFSEWLQYEAWCQSSEAQVSYKVQRVEQKSERRRETKPAARSATILLGAEDIVVKAPIEPCQAKPARAETKISPKAFCPYCDKEDHYLSQCATFKSFSKQQMIVWIRTNHRCWRCGRTHQAAQCTLKKPCSICRGKHLQILHEVNTKAAKEDSCLVSSTAETLYLDRPTDCRRVLLKVIRVFLRRKNTRHLCCHG, encoded by the coding sequence ATGGACAAAGAATTAATCAGTAGCAACATGCAATCAGAAGAAGCATCTGCAAAGGTAGTAAGACCCAAACGTCAGGTTCATCCTCCTGCCTACCTTAAAGACTATGACCTCACGACTGTACATCAAAGACAAGTCAGTCAGCAAGTATCCCCTCACACAACACAGTGTACACAAGGGCATGGAGATGGTGCAGAAAACATCCTCTCACTTTCTTCAAGAGTATCGAGTCCGATTAGTCAAGGTCCATGGGACACCTTGGATGAATGGCCGGATGCCTACGAGAGGGAACAATCCTTTCAGAATGTGGATGGCACTAAACTGCAGCCACCTAGTCCCAGTTACACCCCACTGCAGTCTATTCGCCATCAGCAGCCTTCTCCATATTACCGGCCATGGGAAGTTCAGCAGCCCACTCCTTTACCACAGACATCCTACACTAAAGAGGATAGGCCTCCCATGCATACATTGACTAAGTCAAGGCTCCAGCCAATCTATGGTCAGCAACAACAGACAGCACCCTCCCTGAGGCCACCCCAACCCTTTCCTATTATGACTGGAGGCTCCTCACTCAGTTTGAATCAGGGGACTGTTTACCAAAATCTGCCCAAACCAGCAGAAAGAAAAACTGTAGATCCTCAGATTGACTCTAACATGCTAGACattttgggtaagatgatgagtGAAATCCAAATCATGAAAGATCAGATTCAGGCTTCTACACCTGTTAGACCACAGATAAATCCAGCCCAGTGGCGTGAGTGCAACTACCCAAGTCCCTCTCCTTTGAAGCATTCTGAGGAAACCAGTTCCATTCCTTATCAGAGAAGAGCTCAGCCACTAGCGGGTCACCAGCCAGATAATCCTGTCTCTCATCAGTATTCGAGAACATTATATGAGCACCCTGGAGATACTTTTACACATCCTGAGAAAGTGCATTTTCAGTCCAAGCAGACCGTTGGGCCGAAACCAGCACAGAGAGCTCTTTATTTCTCAAACACGAATCCTGCAGGACGGGAAACAACATACCGTGGTCCAGTGCCAACCATACCAGACTTTAGCACCAAAGATCCTAGTGAGTTTACACGGTTGAAAATAGCCCTTGAGAACCTCTTACCACCTGACGCTACAGAACTATTCAGATACCAAATCCTGTTAGATCATCTGAGACTGGATGAAGCTTGCCTGGTGGCAGACTCTTACCTCAATTCGTCATTCCCATACTCAGACACCATAGCTGCCCTAAATGAAAGGTTCGGCCAGCCACACAAGTTGGCCCTTAAGAAGATCGCCAAAGTGATGGATTCCCCAGACATAAGGCGAGGAGATACTGAGGCATTTGACAATTTTGCTTTGCAGATAAGGGCTCTTGTTGGTATGCTGGAGACTCTTGGAGATAAAGGTGAAGCTGAGCTTCAATGCGGGTCACATGTGGAGCGACTACTAAGTAAGTTGCCTGCTGAGATGAGATCAGGATTCCGAAGACAGATGTACCACCGTCCTGGGTCAGTGTATAACCTTCGTGAGTTCTCTGAATGGTTACAGTATGAGGCCTGGTGCCAGAGCAGTGAAGCACAGGTCAGTTACAAAGTCCAGAGAGTGGAACAGAAATCAGAGCGCAGACGAGAGACAAAACCAGCTGCACGTTCAGCCACTATCCTCCTTGGAGCTGAGGACATTGTTGTTAAGGCACCTATTGAGCCATGTCAAGCCAAGCCAGCTAGAGCGGAGACCAAAATTTCACCTAAAGCCTTTTGCCCATACTGCGATAAAGAGGACCATTATCTTAGTCAGTGTGCAACTTTTAAGTCCTTCAGTAAACAACAAATGATAGTCTGGATCCGAACAAATCATCGGTGCTGGCGTTGTGGGCGGACACACCAGGCAGCTCAATGCACACTTAAGAAGCCTTGCAGTATCTGTCGGGGTAAGCACTTGCAAATCTTACATGAGGTCAACACCAAGGCTGCCAAAGAAGATTCCTGCCTTGTCAGCTCGACTGCAGAGACCCTGTACTTGGATAGACCCACTGACTGCAGACGTGTTCTCCTGAAAGTCATCAGAGTCTTTCTACGCAGAAAAAACACTCGACACCTATGCTGTCATGGATGA